One window of the Plasmodium vivax chromosome 2, whole genome shotgun sequence genome contains the following:
- a CDS encoding ubiquitin carboxyl-terminal hydrolase family 2, putative (encoded by transcript PVX_081630A), with product MYNSNDDEEENYSRNRRSNSSDSGNGEGNGMLNDQINTYSHYNNFNRFHEQNMQACKIDEIYVDDSYDENNSYSQKGEKVGENNHFEASKNVSFDGPYSHKNLREVTENEIELVVDNFFDRIRNNEDVYSEWKVCPNFIFRLLFIAKSRSNNYMYPVASSFIEAIAKNDWVPDWGFSSVQYYIILINLADYRKSYYKIDHFSFSHLNTDRGWHNFVPFEKLREPGFINENGQIVLRAGVFPFGSESFKNSRDINYDSKSRTGFVGLKNHGATCYMNALLQLLYHINIFRKAVCMMIFNIENIIGEKTLEFFKKKFEKKKRRKKCLPGDNSGANQVGVSVGGHGVDSRKTNRKKKKTKLERVDSSDSERFKGASPMRMVPYTPSDNNGEGEQHGEQHGEQHGEQHREQHREQHREQHREQQYGDHPDVDRHDTRRQSGPFGEPELIADPDEPELFQMEKQNSNIRAKKDVKNSDLRMNHLSRSDDNDNGSSTNGQLRHPNEEPLGAPHNAALGGGSPLMERPYDHPHQLQADNLENVKEKKTISEYQQMYAPHEEVSNNDGEEAQEGAAYRPNTVVNIGRISSNDIAKMGNIPSVSPHEYEIKNNKKHAYVHNSSSDPSIDTGGMQNNVSNNDSGEVYYDNSLYKSEGYNNEMVMTVNCKKNKKKGMVYESKKNLKKKKKIFKYANERKVEQTENNDHVMSPLSSSDNLSNISTLSKEKKKKKFASNSNFHETVSGNVKKENDNSVNNAVGHSEGEEGPVPRDGGPSPPLGGHHVNSHLNSHLNSHVDGSAGEDSGADDHPNERGERGTALGGGDEEGSYSDSDMSVLSITSSGSSSYVSCSSASSSYYHKNKRKTKYDKSKEVDYKNILLEEENEKKNILPTSLALQNLFYKLHCMNEAVSCKELIRSFGWDASDVFTQQDTHELLKLLLDKVEEQMKGTVVEGSVKKMFEGEVETYIECLDIDYKSVRKETYEDIQLDVQGCNNIYESLDKAIEAEVLEGDNIYETDGYGKQKAKKGMRFLSFPNICIFLLKRFTFDLQRMETVKLNNRFEFYKELDLSKYCQSGGEYILQAVSVHQGNMNSGHYYSFSYKHNENFWLKCDDDKIFRVSEYSVINDNFGGYDINTERDLYDFDIADKIKQRMKHYSAYMLVYVKKSLIPKLIKECDPAVVNPQVVKRCRMEEIINRRRTKLKQEILQYVKIRVFDKYSYLYKSFGDLPPVGIPSLFNIKFDRNKTVLETFCKILKIIKKIYLCKRRKRADYLLGQSKKIKVGKAARAERAAEREASQRGTHPMGNPPTSMLLKSEAPADGGDPHRQALLGEHFHRGRAPKEERDKAGAASSRSDRGSSDGNGGHNRFSHAKLTGKKTHENELNELNEFCEWSERNECVQEKGPRGDASKKGASKRGVKAECATPEEGPPPQQSSAEDSPSTVSSVPSCCSTKSIDKYIKYLSKRKNERPKRRSSHVNNSRMKNFSSSNNSSYYSSSYSSHSGEDSYSSASSSSSNGYVKEKKCFYVLLPTNDVYRYFPLDMKINSQLYLYELLKKTNKESNDLFPTIDILYLPYNKKTSIRKNNSNAKNKNVLFFFKYFDIYAEEKIGDTALICLDLMHCDVYLKPKELESRVIQKILKAMKKGYITSYNYDLWRNYLNEEEEYYYVDDPLNFKIFIEYKNKCNLIKSKKIIAHNKMVPGDILIFNFLSNAELEKKKNFIVRLGTRKEDLFLTEENQVTYDLFFNADVLSKILYRKKKLIERMNNCCYIVSNRNGVYYKVPSCASYSGDCAFPGVFSSGISNGNGDPTAGELSRRDLLNDDYFVNGANSHLRRKKTKKETASEVAAQLEANVDFAAPSRVQQENYFAYGGEQGEEQEGEQGEEAEDVAVGEVAPGAGGTPGLGPIGASLNFYLPVERDLLQGGNPARHANGANGADPPLPVPIDDMNDTAHVNDENANFRLLNVPKENLSSQEVMNLYLCLKQLSPKFEKSGMAYEYSLLSKSMLAPVNEAAVNNKKLIFKKKKKHPPNIYNNECVNICRDYQYPFYSPPTSDLSTDDEKRVPQKCIQREEVKRKKKKKKHDEAATGASIHKLNYADGQANGLAFKCTPNGAHALGDKAADGKNTAAASNSDLKNDYGHSNNLRVPSVNFNSSNENNISNDLIARNDSEISFCSSANSDLTYTSDSTAYYMFNAEESLESVYTNEIYDHKKKRKKKKKKKKKKKKKMDTSPERRIDNEEDPLAPPQNRGEYKGNFFNVNSEDEKIEAYVDMPHPGGTAKGGNYPSSGGRAGQNVKCRVKAGEPGRTHGGDSSGGSNASSGGSSQQSEHPKGHHLGEHFAKQEDPLRKGADEASHVGEPHGEPVNRSGRSGRSCRSSPSSRSSRSSRGSGWKQAGGKTSDGRIPINGEHVSDSVYSYHKNRGDGGARDENTAAGAANGTCEDTDNDAASEAQMNDRSRALLQENMNSINSMNVQGEAENLLEVSTNVRGEADNVMGEATNVQGEATNVQGEATNILGVPANDSLISSNAPLGGGRGQENRRRRKNRRAKIIKKCGGVKDKEEPILPFYVICDYLDFVERKIYVKKFRFKLYDPIYQLGKYRNCAGVVLKKDLKKSCLNYIDSNFIFLKKELCKIDLDIDIRCPTKQIFKHVCYRMNVDPTHVLIFPYPPLNSPINFNPYNIDSFTSNSDSDGENYPKNGNCTYGPMPFETLIKQHAIALEHNTLTEQKTFCLSLLPFHYKYFTRLYPEDSPKYFHYVVHLFNANVQSVAAFTGHIKLRRSFPNKHKGEENYLQEGEANSSSENSGSSASDRSSSTMANRHYMSNNYTTVQDLIDKIKLEINPYLKKRGIDVRQKFRLLFTFGPKIKYLSHNEQLVQMDFVKTNHIKNVYVTPLRMEPDFTDEQKRLIEADQLKIIHVFNQTPSKEVFGYSFDVLVDPNDNMLDIKNRIRKRTLLPKYIFDKITFFEFENGQRIWRSNDDTINWKNKQFAIIIGEHHAPSQSKPQMGMKIA from the exons ATGTACAACAGCAacgacgatgaggaggagaacTACTCGAGGAACAGAAGAAGCAACTCGTCAGACAGTGGCAACGGGGAGGGAAACGGGATGCTAAACGACCAGATAAACACCTACAGCCATTATAACAACTTCAATCGCTTTCACGAGCAAAACATGCAAGCGTGCAAAATTGACGAAATATACGTAGACGATAGTTATGACGAAAATAATAGCTACAGTCAGAAAGGAGAGAAGGTAGGGGAGAACAACCATTTTGAAGCAAGCAAAAATGTAAGTTTCGATGGACCGTATAGCCATAAAAATCTGAGGGAAGTTACAGAAAATGAAATTGAGTTAGTAGTAGATAACTTTTTCGATCGAATTAGAAACAATGAGGATGTGTATTCCGAATGGAAAGTATGCCCCAATTTTATCTTTCGCCTTTTATTTATTGCAAAGTCAAGgtcaaataattatatgtaccCTGTGGCTTCTTCCTTCATTGAGGCCATCGCGAAGAATGACTGGGTGCCCGATTGGGGATTCAGCAGTGtgcaatattatataattttaattaacctAGCGGATTATAGAAAATCATATTACAAAATTGATCACTTTagtttttctcatttgaaTACGGACCGAGGTtggcacaattttgttcccttCGAAAAGTTAAGGGAACCAGGATTTATTAACGAAAATGGGCAGATCGTTTTAAGGGCCGGCGTCTTCCCTTTCGGCTCAgaatcttttaaaaacagTAGAGATATTAATTATGATAGTAAGTCTAGAACAGGCTTTGTTGGTTTGAAAAACCATGGGGCGACCTGCTACATGAATGCCCTGCTGCAACTCCTGTAccatattaacatttttcgGAAGGCTGTTTGTATGATGATTTTTAACATAGAAAATATCATTGGGGAGAAAACGTTggagttttttaaaaaaaaatttgagaaaaaaaagcgcaggAAAAAGTGCCTCCCTGGTGACAATAGTGGCGCCAACCAGGTGGGTGTCAGCGTTGGCGGCCACGGGGTGGACTCGAGGAAGACGAAccggaaaaagaaaaagacaaAGTTGGAACGGGTAGACAGCTCCGACTCGGAGCGCTTCAAGGGGGCCTCCCCCATGAGGATGGTGCCCTACACGCCCAGCGACAACAacggggagggggagcagcatGGGGAGCAGCATGGGGAGCAGCATGGGGAGCAGCATCGGGAGCAGCATCGGGAGCAGCATCGGGAGCAGCATCGGGAGCAGCAGTATGGGGATCACCCGGATGTGGATCGGCATGATACGCGAAGGCAAAGCGGGCCCTTTGGCGAACCGGAACTCATCGCGGACCCTGATGAACCCGAGTTgttccaaatggaaaaacagaACAGCAACATCCGAGCAAAGAAGGACGTGAAAAATTCCGACCTGCGGATGAATCACCTAAGCAGGAGCGACGACAACGATAATGGGAGCAGCACGAATGGTCAGCTTAGACACCCGAATGAAGAACCGTTGGGGGCTCCTCACAATGCAGCCTTAGGGGGTGGGTCCCCCCTGATGGAACGGCCATATGATCACCCCCATCAGCTGCAAGCGGATAATTTAGAAAacgtgaaggagaaaaaaacgatcAGCGAGTACCAGCAGATGTATGCCCCCCATGAAGAGGTAAGCAACAAcgatggggaagaagcacagGAAGGGGCAGCGTACCGACCCAACACCGTTGTGAACATTGGCCGAATCAGCAGCAACGacattgcaaaaatgggtaaCATTCCGAGCGTCAGCCCCCACGAGTACGAAATAAAGAACAATAAGAAGCATGCCTATGTGCACAATTCGTCGTCCGACCCGTCCATAGACACAGGAGGGATGCAAAATAATGTAAGCAACAACGATAGCGGGGAGGTGTATTATGATAACTCGCTGTACAAAAGTGAAGGGTACAACAACGAAATGGTGATGACAGTGAACTgtaagaagaacaaaaagaaaggTATGGTCTACGAATCGAagaagaatttaaaaaaaaaaaaaaaaatcttcaaatATGCAAATGAGAGAAAGGTGGAGCAGACCGAAAATAACGACCATGTGATGTCTCCCCTGAGCTCGTCTGATAACCTGTCCAACATTTCGACCCTCtccaaggagaagaagaaaaagaagttcGCTTCGAACAGCAACTTTCATGAAACGGTAAGTGGtaatgtgaagaaggaaaatgacAACTCGGTCAATAATGCCGTGGGCCACtccgagggggaagagggcCCCGTGCCGCGCGATgggggcccctccccccccctgggtggTCACCACGTGAATAGCCACCTGAATAGCCACCTGAATAGCCACGTGGATGGGAGCGCCGGTGAAGACTCCGGTGCAGATGACCACCCCAATGAGAGGGGTGAGAGGGGCACCGCCCTGGGAGGGGGAGACGAAGAGGGCTCCTACTCAGACAGCGACATGTCGGTCCTGTCTATCACCTCGTCCGGGTCGTCCTCCTACGTGTCCTGCTCCTCGGCCTCCTCCTCGTACTACCACAAAAAtaagaggaaaacaaaatatgacAAGTCGAAAGAGGTGGATTATAAGAACATCCTcctggaggaagaaaacgaaaagaagaACATCCTCCCCACATCCTTAGCGTTGCAGAATTTGTTTTACAAACTGCATTGCATGAATGAAGCGGTGTCTTGTAAGGAGCTGATAAGATCCTTTGGGTGGGACGCAAGCGACGTGTTCACGCAGCAAGACACACACGAGTTACTAAAGTTGCTACTAGACAAAGTGGAAGAACAAATGAAAGGAACGGTAGTCGAAGGGTCagtcaaaaaaatgttcgaAGGGGAAGTAGAAACGTATATAGAATGCCTAGACATAGATTACAAAAGTGTGAGAAAAGAGACCTACGAAGATATCCAGCTGGACGTACAAGGCTGCAACAATATTTATGAATCGCTCGACAAAGCAATCGAAGCGGAAGTGTTAGAGGGAGACAACATTTACGAAACGGATGGGTATGGAAAgcagaaggcaaaaaaaggaatgcgCTTTTTAAGCTTCCCCAACATTTGCATATTTCTCCTGAAAAGATTTACATTCGATCTGCAACGAATGGAAACGGTGAAGCTAAATAACCGATTCGAATTTTACAAAGAATTGGATCTCTCCAAATATTGCCAAAGTGGAGGTGAATACATCCTACAGGCAGTGTCAGTGCACCAAGGAAACATGAACAGTGGCCACTACTACTCCTTTAGCTACAAACATAATGAAAACTTCTGGCTCAAATGTGATGATGACAAAATATTCCGCGTGAGTGAATACTCAGTCATCAATGATAACTTCGGTGGATATGACATCAACACGGAAAGGGACCTCTACGACTTTGATATTGcagacaaaataaaacagagGATGAAGCATTACAGTGCTTATATGCTGGTGTATGTTAAGAAGTCCCTCATCCCTAAACTTATTAAAGAGTGCGACCCGGCGGTGGTCAACCCACAGGTTGTTAAGAGATGCAGGATGGAAGAAATCATCAACAGGAGGAGGACCAAACTGAAACAGGAAATATTGCAATACGTCAAAATTAGGGTCTTCGACAAGTACTCCTATCTGTATAAGTCGTTTGGCGACCTCCCCCCAGTTGGCATCCCCTCCCTCTTCAATATCAAATTTGATAGAAACAAAACCGTTTTGGAGACCTTTTGTAAAATCTTGAAAATCATAAAGAAGATCTACCTCTgcaagaggaggaagcgcgCGGATTATCTGCTCGGCCAGTCGAAGAAGATCAAGGTGGGAAAGGCGGCCAGGGCGGAGAGGGCGGCGGAGAGGGAGGCGAGTCAGCGGGGCACGCACCCCatggggaacccccccacTTCTATGTTGCTCAAATCGGAGGCGCCGGCGGACGGGGGAGACCCCCACCGGCAAGCTCTCTTAGGTGAGCACTTCCACCGCGGGAGGGCTCCCAAGGAGGAGCGTGACAAAGCGGGAGCGGCTTCCAGCCGGAGCGACCGCGGAAGCAGCGATGGAAATGGAGGACACAACCGCTTTTCACACGCAAAATTAACGGGGAAGAAAACGCACGAAAATGAGTTGAATGAGCTGAACGAGTTCTGCGAGTGGAGCGAGCGGAATGAGTGCGTCCAGGAGAAGGGCCCCCGAGGGGACgcctcaaaaaagggggcgagcAAGCGGGGTGTAAAGGCAGAGTGTGCTACCCCAGAAGAGGGCCCCCCCCCACAGCAGAGCTCCGCGGAGGACTCCCCATCCACCGTGTCCTCAGTCCCTTCATGCTGCAGCACCAAGTCGATAGATAAgtacattaaatatttatccaAGAGGAAGAATGAAAGGCCGAAGAGGAGATCATCCCACGTGAACAACTCCAGGATGAAAAATTTTTCCTCGTCAAACAATTCGTCGTACTACTCCTCTTCGTATTCATCCCACTCAGGGGAGGACTCCTACTCCtccgcctcctcctcctcatcgaaTGGCTATgtaaaggagaagaagtgtTTCTACGTGTTGCTCCCCACCAATGATGTGTACCGGTATTTCCCCCTGGACATGAAGATCAACAGCCAGCTGTACCTCTACGAACtgctaaaaaaaacgaacaaagaATCGAATGACCTCTTCCCAACCATAGACATATTGTATCTGCCctataacaaaaaaacgtCCATTCGAAAAAACAATTCgaacgcaaaaaataaaaacgtcttgttcttttttaaatactttGACATTTACGCGGAGGAAAAGATAGGAGATACGGCCCTCATCTGTCTCGACCTCATGCACTGCGATGTGTACCTCAAGCCCAAGGAGTTAGAGTCTAGGGTTATCCAGAAGATATTGAAGGCAATGAAAAAGGGCTACATTACCAGCTATAATTATGACCTGTGGAGGAACTACCtcaatgaggaggaagaataCTACTACGTAGACGACCCCctcaattttaaaattttcatcgaatataaaaataaatgtaacttaataaaatccaaaaaaattattgctCACAATAAGATGGTTCCGGGGGACATCCTCATCTTTAACTTCTTAAGTAATGcagaattagaaaaaaagaaaaattttattgtCCGCTTGGGCACAAGGAAGGAGGACCTTTTCCTCACCGAGGAGAACCAAGTCACCTACGATCTCTTTTTTAATGCTGACGTGTTGAGTAAAATTCTGtataggaagaaaaagctCATCGAAAGAATGAATAACTGTTGCTACATTGTTAGCAATAGGAATGGCGTTTACTACAAGGTGCCCTCCTGCGCCTCCTATTCTGGTGACTGTGCCTTCCCCGGCGTGTTTAGCAGCGGAATCTCCAACGGGAATGGGGACCCCACCGCGGGTGAACTCAGCCGGAGGGACCTTCTCAATGATGACTACTTCGTGAATGGGGCGAATTCTCAtctgaggaggaagaagacgaaaaagGAGACGGCGTCGGAAGTGGCGGCCCAGCTGGAGGCGAACGTCGATTTTGCCGCCCCGAGTCGTGTGCAGCAGGAGAATTACTTCGCCTACGGGGGGGAGCAAGGAGAGGAGCAAGAAGGGGAGCAAGGAGAGGAGGCAGAAGACGTCGCCGTGGGAGAGGTCGCCCCGGGAGCGGGAGGCACCCCTGGCTTGGGCCCAATTGGCGCAAGTTTGAACTTCTACCTCCCAGTGGAGAGGGACCTGCTGCAGGGGGGCAACCCGGCGCGTCACGCGAATGGGGCGAACGGTGCGGACCCCCCCCTGCCGGTGCCCATAGACGATATGAACGACACCGCTCACGTAAATGACGAAAACGCAAACTTCCGTTTGCTAAACGTGCCGAAGGAAAATCTGAGCAGCCAAGAAGTGATGAACCTCTACCTCTGCCTCAAACAGCTGAGTCCCAAATTTGAGAAAAGCGGAATGGCCTACGAATACAGCTTGCTAAGCAAAAGCATGTTGGCGCCCGTGAACGAAGCTGCCGTTAACAACAAAaaactcatttttaaaaagaagaagaagcacccCCCGAACATTTATAACAATGAGTGTGTTAATATTTGCAGAGATTACCAGTACCCGTTTTACTCTCCTCCCACTTCGGATCTCTCAACGGATGATGAGAAAAGAGTGCCTCAGAAGTGTATTCAAAGGGAGGAAgtcaaaaggaagaagaaaaaaaaaaaacacgacGAGGCTGCAACGGGTGCTTCCATACACAAGTTGAATTATGCTGATGGTCAAGCGAACGGATTAGCGTTTAAGTGCACCCCGAATGGTGCCCACGCATTGGGAGACAAAGCGGCGGACGGGAAGAACACCGCCGCGGCGAGCAACAGTGACCTTAAAAACGATTACGGACATAGTAACAACCTGCGAGTGCCCAGCGTCAACTTTAATTCTTCCAACGAAAATAACATTTCGAACGATTTAATCGCCAGGAACGACTCCGAAATATCGTTTTGCTCCTCGGCCAACTCGGACCTGACCTACACCTCGGACAGCACAGCCTACTACATGTTCAACGCGGAGGAGTCCCTAGAATCTGTGTACACGAACGAAATATATGACCAtaagaagaagcgaaaaaaaaagaagaaaaagaaaaaaaaaaaaaaaaaaaaaatggatactTCACCGGAGAGAAGAATCGATAATGAAGAGGATCCCTTGGCTCCTCCGCAGAACAGGGGTGAATATAAGGGGAACTTTTTTAACGTAAATTCGGAAGATGAGAAAATCGAAGCGTATGTTGATATGCCCCATCCGGGGGGAACAGCGAAAGGGGGTAATTACCCCAGTTCGGGTGGCCGGGCAGGCCAGAACGTCAAATGCAGGGTTAAAGCGGGAGAACCGGGTCGCACCCACGGGGGGGATAGCAGCGGTGGAAGCAACGCAAGCAGTGGCGGTAGCAGTCAGCAGAGTGAACATCCCAAGGGGCACCACCTCGGTGAGCACTTCGCAAAACAGGAGGACCCCCTCAGGAAAGGCGCCGACGAGGCGTCACACGTGGGAGAGCCACACGGGGAGCCAGTCAacagaagtggaagaagtggtAGAAGCTGTAGAAGTAGTCCAAGCAGCCGAAGCAGCCGGAGCAGCAGGGGCAGCGGCTGGAAGCAGGCGGGAGGGAAAACTTCGGACGGCAGGATCCCCATAAACGGCGAACACGTGAGCGATAGCGTCTATTCCTACCATAAGAACAGAGGAGACGGGGGGGCACGCGATGAGAACACCGCAGCTGGGGCAGCAAATGGGACGTGCGAGGACACGGACAATGACGCGGCCAGCGAGGCGCAGATGAACGACAGGAGCAGGGCCCTGCTGCAGGAGAATATGAACAGCATAAACAGTATGAACGtgcagggggaagcggaaaacCTACTGGAAGTGTCAACGAACGTGCGGGGCGAAGCGGACAACGTGATGGGGGAAGCGACAAACGTGCAGGGCGAAGCGACAAACGTGCAGGGCGAAGCGACGAACATACTGGGAGTGCCAGCCAATGACAGCCTCATCAGCAGCAACGCCCCCCTGGGCGGCGGCAGAGGCCAGGAGAACcgcagaaggagaaaaaacaggagagccaaaattataaaaaagtgcgGCGGAGTGAAGGACAAGGAAGAACCAATCCTGCCCTTCTACGTCATATGCGACTATCTAGATTTTGtagaaaggaaaatatatgtgaaaaAGTTTCGGTTTAAACTGTACGACCCGATTTATCAACTGGGGAAGTACCGCAATTGCGCGGGGGTTGTTCTGAAGAAGGATTTGAAAAAGAGTTGCCTGAATTACATCGactcaaattttatatttttaaaaaaggagttatGCAAAATAGATTTAGACATTGACATTAGGTGTCCAACCAAACAGATCTTTAAGCACGTTTGCTACCGAATGAATGTAGATCCAACACATGTGTTGATTTTCCCCTACCCTCCGTTGAATAGCCCCATCAATTTTAATCCATACAATATTGATTCGTTCACATCTAACTCAGATTCGGATGGAGAGAATTACCCGAAAAATGGCAACTGCACGTATGGGCCCATGCCTTTCGAAACGCTAATAAAACAACATGCCATAGCGTTAGAGCACAATACGCTGACCGAACAGAAAACCTTTTGTTTGTCTctccttccttttcattaCAAGTATTTTACGAGACTCTACCCGGAGGATTCCCCCAAGTATTTCCACTACGTAGTTCACCTGTTCAACGCGAATGTGCAGTCAGTTGCGGCATTTACAGGGCATATTAAGCTCAGGAGAAGTTTCCCTAATAAACataaaggggaggaaaattaCCTCCAAGAGGGGGAGGCTAACTCGAGCAGTGAAAACTCAGGTTCTTCCGCCTCGGACAGATCCAGTAGCACCATGGCGAACCGACACTACATGTCCAATAATTACACAACTGTGCAGGATTTAATTGACAAAATTAAGTTAGAAATTAACCCCTATTTGAAAAAGAGAGGCATAGACGTCAGGCAAAAGTTCAGATTGCTCTTTACCTTCGGCCCCAAAATTAAGTACCTCAGCCATAATGAGCAGCTCGTTCAAATGGATTTCGTCAAAACGAATCAcatcaaaaatgtgtacgtCACCCCGCTGAGGATGGAGCCCGATTTTACCGACGAGCAGAAGCGTTTGATAGAGGCGGACCAGCTGAAG ATAATCCACGTTTTCAACCAGACCCCTTCGAAGGAAGTTTTCGGCTACAGTTTTGACGTCCTCGTGGAT ccgAATGACAATATGCTGGACATCAAAAACAGGATAAGGAAAAGGACCCTCCTGCCAAAGTACATTTTCGACAAAATCACCTTCTTCGAGTTTGAGAACGGCCAGAGGATTTGGAGGTCCAACGACGACACGATCAACTGGAAGAACAAGCAGTTCGCGATCATCATAG gagaACACCATGCCCCATCCCAGTCGAAGCCCCAAATGGGAATGAAAATAGCATAA